A stretch of Paenibacillus peoriae DNA encodes these proteins:
- a CDS encoding sporulation protein YpjB, with amino-acid sequence MIRGQTFQITIRIVSSVVLSMVLLLSVCVPPGVAEARDQSKPIGNTKEIEELDHAAAILYRDVMDGNIEKAHADVAEVSRWFGTGQVQAALSVEAIHALSGSILEVQQATQSVQVSPDEWVKAAANLRLATDALAHPRQPLWQQYYKILKEDVSGLNSQFAKGNMKGFKAGAAVLEDHYETIRTAALIHGRTSEVVRADSWISYVKGLGDQQYADASAIRGALDQGNPTFNALFGREKDATALAPFIPRESERRAELAIGMIVLLALVYAGYRKYRAGFSG; translated from the coding sequence ATGATTAGGGGTCAGACGTTTCAAATTACGATACGTATTGTTTCGAGTGTTGTATTATCTATGGTCCTGCTGCTGTCCGTCTGCGTCCCTCCAGGTGTGGCAGAAGCACGTGATCAATCAAAACCCATAGGAAATACAAAAGAAATTGAGGAACTGGATCATGCAGCTGCGATACTGTATCGGGATGTGATGGACGGGAACATTGAAAAAGCGCACGCGGATGTAGCCGAGGTGAGTCGATGGTTTGGCACCGGCCAGGTGCAGGCAGCGTTATCTGTAGAGGCCATTCATGCTTTGTCCGGCAGCATCCTTGAGGTCCAGCAAGCTACACAGTCCGTCCAAGTATCACCAGATGAGTGGGTGAAGGCTGCGGCCAATTTACGACTTGCGACAGATGCGCTTGCACATCCGCGTCAGCCCTTATGGCAGCAGTATTATAAGATTTTAAAAGAAGATGTTAGCGGCTTGAACAGCCAGTTTGCTAAAGGTAACATGAAGGGTTTCAAAGCTGGAGCCGCGGTGCTGGAGGACCATTATGAGACGATTCGTACAGCAGCATTGATACATGGCAGAACAAGTGAGGTTGTCCGGGCTGATTCATGGATTTCCTACGTCAAAGGATTGGGTGATCAGCAATACGCAGATGCCTCAGCCATTAGAGGGGCGTTGGATCAGGGAAATCCGACGTTTAATGCCTTGTTTGGACGTGAAAAAGACGCCACTGCACTGGCGCCATTTATCCCACGTGAAAGTGAGCGCCGGGCAGAATTGGCAATCGGCATGATTGTTCTGCTGGCGCTGGTCTATGCAGGTTATCGTAAATATCGAGCTGGTTTCTCTGGATAA
- a CDS encoding gamma carbonic anhydrase family protein, translated as MLIHYTGNMPQLHSSVYVAEGAKIVGKVTIGQDSSVWFNAVLRGDMAPIIIGQRCNIQDGVVGHVNTDQPLFLADDISIGHAAIIHGCTVGKGTLIGMGAIVLNGAELGEYALIGAGSVVTENTKIPPYTLSLGTPAKVVRELTDADLQRMSRTALSYVAKGKEYRIS; from the coding sequence ATGCTGATTCACTATACCGGAAACATGCCACAGCTCCATTCATCTGTCTATGTGGCAGAAGGAGCAAAAATTGTCGGAAAAGTAACGATCGGCCAAGATTCCTCTGTATGGTTTAATGCCGTACTGCGCGGAGATATGGCGCCTATCATCATCGGTCAACGCTGCAATATTCAGGACGGTGTCGTGGGACATGTGAACACGGATCAGCCCCTGTTTCTGGCGGATGACATTTCGATAGGTCATGCTGCAATAATCCACGGTTGTACGGTAGGCAAAGGCACTTTAATCGGTATGGGGGCCATTGTACTCAACGGAGCGGAGCTTGGTGAATATGCTTTAATAGGAGCAGGGTCGGTCGTTACGGAAAATACCAAAATACCACCCTATACTCTTTCTCTCGGTACACCTGCCAAAGTGGTGCGCGAATTGACAGATGCAGATTTGCAGCGGATGTCACGAACGGCACTCAGCTATGTGGCGAAAGGAAAAGAATATAGGATCTCTTAA
- the mgsA gene encoding methylglyoxal synthase, which produces MLKIAFIAHDRKKDEMVNFITAYEHVFTDHKLFSTGTTGLRIMEQTKLEIHRFMSGPLGGDQQIGAMVAQNDMDLIIFLRDPLMAQPHEPDISALLRLCDVQGIPLATNVATAEILVKALDRGDFAWRELVHKYKPGIDQQGDI; this is translated from the coding sequence ATGTTAAAGATTGCATTTATAGCGCATGACCGAAAAAAGGATGAAATGGTAAATTTCATAACGGCCTATGAGCATGTTTTTACAGATCACAAGTTATTTTCAACAGGTACAACAGGTCTGCGTATTATGGAGCAAACCAAGCTTGAAATTCACCGTTTCATGTCCGGGCCGCTTGGAGGAGATCAGCAAATTGGGGCCATGGTTGCGCAAAATGACATGGACTTGATTATATTCTTGCGTGATCCGCTCATGGCACAACCGCATGAGCCGGACATTAGTGCCTTGTTACGTTTGTGTGACGTGCAGGGGATTCCTTTGGCGACAAACGTTGCAACTGCTGAAATACTGGTGAAAGCGCTAGACCGAGGCGATTTTGCTTGGCGTGAGCTGGTACATAAATATAAACCGGGCATTGACCAGCAGGGTGATATATAA
- a CDS encoding tetratricopeptide repeat protein: MKAEEYVQKAYQCILQNDFEQAVEWFEKAISAQPDHAEHYFRCSVTYARSGRLEQALAYAEHAVRLAPQQDEYVLHLHAQEARQHTEKARKMLDVDRATPQVRQDAILLLERAIALDPLCGDAFLLLALIYDEMNEYKLAVQAAREAAALFPHNVQLANLMKKLCQQMNEQI; the protein is encoded by the coding sequence ATGAAGGCGGAGGAATACGTTCAGAAAGCTTATCAGTGCATTTTGCAGAACGATTTTGAGCAGGCCGTGGAATGGTTTGAAAAAGCAATTTCAGCTCAGCCTGATCATGCGGAGCATTATTTCCGGTGCTCGGTTACCTATGCTCGTAGTGGTCGTTTGGAGCAGGCTCTCGCATATGCAGAGCATGCGGTTCGTCTCGCTCCACAGCAGGATGAATATGTTCTCCATCTACATGCGCAGGAAGCCAGGCAGCATACGGAGAAGGCCAGAAAAATGCTGGATGTCGACAGAGCTACGCCGCAGGTGCGTCAGGATGCGATCTTGTTACTGGAACGAGCAATAGCCCTCGATCCGTTATGTGGGGATGCTTTTTTGCTGCTCGCATTGATTTATGACGAAATGAATGAGTATAAGCTGGCTGTGCAGGCTGCTCGTGAGGCGGCTGCACTGTTTCCTCACAATGTGCAGCTTGCCAACCTCATGAAGAAGTTATGCCAGCAGATGAATGAACAGATCTAG
- a CDS encoding DUF1405 domain-containing protein → MSLSYLWSRSFLTSRPFLWLLFWCNLVGTVYGYIWYGGQLEYTLNYHPMWQIVFVPDSPTASLFFTISIAFLLYSPRLKSLKVIRQIMEALAVVTSVKYGIWASAIIFWGVAQGGHMIWQDWMLVASHTAMAVEALLFVRFFTCKWAALCLAALWTLLNDTMDYTFGIYPYLPKTLMDNVPQVRAFTYMLTLVSIVAAWLAMFARNRMRVEVKK, encoded by the coding sequence GTGTCGTTATCTTATTTGTGGAGCCGGTCGTTCTTGACGAGCCGGCCTTTTTTATGGCTGCTGTTCTGGTGTAATCTGGTAGGAACAGTGTATGGGTACATATGGTATGGGGGGCAGTTGGAATATACTCTAAATTATCATCCGATGTGGCAGATTGTATTTGTGCCTGATAGTCCGACGGCGAGTCTGTTTTTTACGATCTCTATAGCATTTTTGCTCTATTCTCCGCGTCTCAAGAGCTTGAAGGTCATTCGACAGATCATGGAGGCGTTGGCTGTTGTCACGAGTGTAAAATATGGCATATGGGCTTCAGCTATTATTTTTTGGGGAGTTGCGCAGGGCGGACATATGATATGGCAGGATTGGATGCTGGTGGCATCTCACACGGCAATGGCGGTCGAAGCGTTACTGTTCGTGCGTTTTTTCACCTGCAAATGGGCTGCTTTATGCCTAGCCGCACTCTGGACATTGTTAAATGATACGATGGATTATACATTTGGTATATATCCGTATCTTCCAAAGACGCTAATGGATAATGTACCGCAAGTGCGTGCGTTTACCTATATGCTAACCCTTGTCAGTATCGTAGCAGCATGGCTTGCCATGTTTGCGCGCAATCGAATGAGAGTAGAAGTGAAGAAATAG
- the bshA gene encoding N-acetyl-alpha-D-glucosaminyl L-malate synthase BshA translates to MNDKLKIGITCYPSLGGSGVVATELGKLLAEKGHEVHFIANSIPFRLGGTFQKNIFYHEVEINDYYVFRYPPYDLSLATKMAQVAQMKNLDVLHVHYAVPHAVCAYLAKEMVGDHLKVVTTLHGTDITVLAQDESLKDLIRLAINKSDAVTAVSKDLIRETIDALEITRPIDLTYNFVDKRVYYPRDAAALRRDFAQPHEKIMMHISNFRPVKRVGDVLDIFERVQRKVPAKLLLVGEGPDLPKIRCKIEDLGLQDKVFFLGKQDQIAEVISMADVLLLPSEKESFGLVALEAMACGVPTIGSQAGGVPELVVHGSTGYLAEIGNTEAMADYAVELLSDEAMAERFREACLTRARTVFCDELITRQYEEIYYRVLGREVPDLKPISV, encoded by the coding sequence TTGAATGACAAACTGAAAATTGGGATTACCTGTTATCCGTCGCTGGGTGGTTCCGGCGTAGTGGCTACTGAGCTGGGCAAGTTGCTGGCAGAAAAAGGGCACGAGGTTCATTTTATTGCCAATAGCATTCCGTTCAGATTAGGCGGGACGTTTCAGAAAAATATTTTTTATCATGAGGTTGAAATTAACGATTATTACGTGTTTAGATATCCGCCCTATGATTTGTCACTGGCGACCAAAATGGCCCAAGTCGCACAAATGAAGAATTTGGATGTACTCCATGTTCATTATGCGGTACCACATGCAGTATGCGCTTACTTGGCGAAGGAAATGGTGGGTGATCATCTGAAGGTGGTAACCACCCTACACGGTACGGACATTACAGTCTTGGCACAGGATGAGTCGTTGAAGGACCTGATTCGGCTGGCTATTAACAAAAGTGACGCTGTGACGGCGGTTTCCAAAGATTTGATTCGGGAGACGATAGATGCGCTGGAAATTACACGGCCTATTGATTTAACCTATAATTTTGTAGATAAACGGGTGTATTATCCACGAGATGCCGCTGCGCTTAGAAGAGACTTTGCCCAACCGCATGAAAAAATAATGATGCATATTTCCAATTTCCGTCCTGTCAAAAGGGTGGGCGATGTGTTGGATATATTTGAAAGAGTGCAACGAAAAGTGCCTGCGAAGCTGCTGCTGGTGGGGGAAGGACCGGATCTACCAAAAATCCGTTGCAAAATTGAGGATTTAGGACTTCAAGACAAGGTCTTCTTTTTAGGTAAGCAGGATCAGATCGCAGAAGTGATTTCTATGGCGGATGTGCTGCTGCTTCCCTCGGAAAAAGAAAGTTTTGGTTTGGTTGCGCTGGAAGCAATGGCCTGTGGAGTGCCGACAATCGGTTCTCAGGCCGGAGGAGTTCCTGAACTCGTTGTGCATGGAAGTACGGGGTATCTTGCTGAAATTGGTAATACTGAGGCGATGGCTGATTATGCAGTTGAGCTGTTGTCCGATGAAGCGATGGCGGAACGTTTCCGTGAAGCGTGTCTGACCCGCGCCCGTACCGTTTTTTGTGATGAGCTGATTACCCGTCAATATGAAGAAATCTATTACCGTGTGTTGGGACGCGAGGTGCCGGATCTTAAACCGATCAGCGTTTAA
- a CDS encoding class I SAM-dependent methyltransferase, which yields MNNKWNKAVYKIWSPIYDNFFNSGSFLNSRKIIFQEKSFNSEQKILFVGVGTGADLELINHYGLDITAIDYSPEMLNKAKDKFAKTSIKFLEMDAQQMNFMDEQFDIVVGSLILSVVPNANKCFDEMVRVLKKDGEIIIFDKFSPKGKKPSLFKKTIRPVIKVLGTDIGLNFEELFETQKTKLRIKEDAPIMFNGMYRKIVITK from the coding sequence ATGAATAATAAGTGGAACAAGGCTGTATATAAGATTTGGTCTCCAATTTATGATAACTTTTTCAATTCAGGTAGCTTCCTCAATTCTAGAAAGATCATATTTCAAGAAAAGTCATTTAATAGCGAGCAAAAAATACTTTTTGTAGGTGTAGGAACTGGAGCAGATTTAGAATTAATAAATCACTACGGGCTGGATATTACTGCCATAGATTATTCACCTGAAATGCTTAACAAAGCAAAAGATAAATTTGCCAAAACCTCCATAAAATTCTTGGAAATGGATGCTCAACAAATGAATTTTATGGATGAGCAATTTGATATAGTAGTAGGAAGTTTAATTCTCTCAGTAGTACCTAACGCAAATAAATGCTTCGATGAGATGGTGCGGGTTTTGAAAAAAGACGGGGAAATTATTATTTTCGATAAGTTTTCTCCTAAAGGAAAAAAGCCCTCATTATTCAAAAAAACGATAAGGCCCGTTATTAAGGTGTTAGGAACCGATATAGGGTTGAATTTTGAAGAACTGTTTGAAACCCAAAAAACAAAACTGCGGATCAAAGAGGATGCACCTATAATGTTCAACGGTATGTATAGAAAGATAGTAATTACAAAATAA
- a CDS encoding histidine phosphatase family protein has product MLIGLIRHGLTDWNAVGKIQGHSDIPLNEEGRQQARLLAERLKRESYHWDGLITSSLSRAKETGEIIASALHLPLLESDDRLRERAYGQVEGMTQAEREEKWGVDWHLLDLGQESDADLQLRGLGFMEAIWTENRDKNLLVVSHGGFLANLYKALYQEKFTERIGNLSLSILQREDMDWAPLLYNCTKHLQEKSDCNSKS; this is encoded by the coding sequence ATGCTTATTGGCTTGATCAGACATGGATTGACGGATTGGAATGCGGTAGGGAAAATCCAGGGCCACAGTGATATTCCGTTAAATGAGGAAGGACGCCAGCAGGCACGCTTGCTTGCAGAACGATTAAAGAGAGAGTCTTATCATTGGGACGGGCTTATTACAAGTAGTCTCTCCAGAGCGAAAGAGACCGGGGAGATTATTGCTTCTGCTCTGCATCTTCCGTTGCTAGAATCTGATGATCGACTAAGAGAACGTGCTTATGGTCAGGTCGAGGGCATGACACAGGCCGAGCGTGAAGAGAAGTGGGGAGTCGACTGGCATCTGCTGGATCTAGGGCAGGAAAGCGATGCGGATCTTCAGCTTCGCGGGCTAGGTTTTATGGAGGCCATTTGGACGGAAAATCGGGACAAGAATCTGCTGGTCGTTTCCCACGGCGGTTTTTTGGCTAATTTGTATAAGGCTCTGTATCAGGAAAAATTCACGGAACGAATCGGCAATTTGTCACTTAGTATACTTCAGCGTGAGGATATGGATTGGGCACCACTTTTGTATAATTGCACGAAGCATTTGCAAGAGAAAAGTGACTGTAACTCAAAAAGTTAG
- a CDS encoding IDEAL domain-containing protein, producing the protein MDKMKVTYEVMLGLSAEMVLDEALRKHRSEKLYKDIDEALASGDEVAFRHLTDELKAMS; encoded by the coding sequence ATGGATAAAATGAAGGTTACTTATGAAGTAATGTTGGGCCTGTCTGCTGAAATGGTTTTGGACGAGGCATTACGTAAACACCGGAGTGAAAAACTCTACAAGGATATTGATGAGGCGCTAGCCTCCGGAGATGAAGTAGCTTTTCGTCATCTTACGGATGAGCTGAAAGCAATGAGTTAG
- the dapB gene encoding 4-hydroxy-tetrahydrodipicolinate reductase translates to MSEPIKVAVVGAAGRMGREVVKLVLQDEELQLVAAVNRTHAGSDAGLLVGLPEAGIAIVEDVEQALLDSRADVMVDFTGPRFAYAHTELAIKHGVRPVIGTTGFTPEQIDELDKQCREQQIGGLIAPNFSIGVILMMRFAAQAAKYFPHLEIIEYHGDQKLDAPSGTAIKTAELIAEQREELRQGNPEEEETLEGSRGGYYQGFRVHSVRLPGVFAQQEVIFGGFGQSLKIRQDSYERAGYMPGVKIGIQKVMEQPGLVYGFEHYID, encoded by the coding sequence ATGTCAGAACCAATAAAAGTGGCTGTTGTAGGAGCAGCAGGGCGTATGGGCCGTGAAGTTGTCAAATTGGTTCTTCAAGATGAGGAACTACAGCTTGTGGCCGCAGTGAACAGAACACATGCCGGCAGTGATGCCGGCCTTCTCGTCGGACTACCGGAAGCGGGTATCGCTATTGTGGAGGATGTGGAGCAGGCATTACTGGATAGCCGAGCGGATGTCATGGTCGATTTTACGGGGCCGCGTTTTGCATATGCACATACAGAGCTTGCTATCAAGCATGGAGTTCGTCCGGTTATCGGAACAACAGGGTTTACTCCCGAACAGATTGATGAACTGGACAAGCAGTGTCGTGAGCAGCAAATTGGTGGTCTGATCGCGCCAAACTTTTCAATTGGCGTCATTTTGATGATGCGGTTTGCGGCTCAGGCAGCGAAATACTTCCCACATTTGGAAATTATCGAATATCATGGTGACCAAAAATTGGACGCGCCATCGGGCACAGCCATTAAGACCGCAGAGCTGATCGCCGAACAGCGTGAAGAGCTGCGACAGGGTAACCCGGAAGAGGAAGAAACGTTAGAAGGATCACGGGGAGGTTACTATCAAGGGTTTCGTGTCCACAGTGTCCGTCTTCCCGGTGTGTTCGCACAGCAAGAAGTGATATTCGGAGGGTTTGGACAATCTCTGAAGATTCGTCAGGATTCTTATGAACGGGCGGGCTATATGCCGGGTGTTAAAATCGGTATTCAGAAGGTCATGGAGCAGCCAGGGCTTGTATATGGATTTGAGCATTACATCGATTAA
- a CDS encoding YitT family protein, producing the protein MKISKSMEQLKMILPIVLGTAIYAFGLLYFIIPSKLMEGGITGITLLLNYAFSISPSLSTLLLNIPLFLIGWKMLGGKQILYTGVGIGSLTFFLWLYEKMIHLGWMGTFQTEHDFILSSLYAGVTLGAGLGIVFRFGGTTGGSDIIARILNRKFGWSMGRIMLVIDIVIIGASLLYIPKEKILYTLVAVFIASKIIDFIQEGAYSARAFMIISDHTMDIADIIIRDMDRGVTIIPAVGAFSKQAKHVAYCVVPRQEIRRLHQIVKSVDPRAFIIIQDVHDVHGEGFKEE; encoded by the coding sequence ATGAAGATATCCAAGTCCATGGAACAGCTTAAAATGATTTTACCCATTGTGCTCGGGACCGCCATCTATGCATTCGGTCTGCTTTATTTTATTATACCCAGTAAACTGATGGAAGGTGGTATTACTGGGATCACCCTGCTGCTCAATTATGCTTTTTCGATTTCACCCTCTCTCTCCACATTGCTTCTGAACATTCCTTTATTTTTAATTGGATGGAAAATGCTTGGGGGCAAGCAAATTCTATATACAGGGGTAGGTATTGGGTCGCTCACTTTTTTTCTGTGGTTGTATGAAAAAATGATTCATCTCGGATGGATGGGAACATTTCAAACTGAACACGATTTTATACTTTCTTCATTATATGCGGGGGTTACGCTTGGAGCCGGATTAGGTATTGTGTTCCGCTTTGGCGGCACCACGGGCGGCTCGGATATAATCGCTCGTATTCTAAACCGGAAGTTTGGCTGGAGTATGGGAAGGATTATGCTGGTCATTGATATCGTCATTATCGGTGCTTCACTACTTTACATACCAAAAGAAAAAATTCTATATACATTAGTCGCCGTGTTCATCGCGTCCAAGATTATTGATTTTATACAAGAAGGCGCCTATTCCGCCAGAGCCTTTATGATTATCAGCGACCACACGATGGACATTGCGGATATTATTATTAGAGACATGGATCGCGGAGTTACTATTATTCCGGCTGTAGGTGCATTTTCCAAGCAGGCCAAGCATGTTGCCTATTGTGTCGTGCCTCGTCAGGAAATACGACGTTTGCACCAAATTGTTAAATCGGTTGATCCACGGGCGTTTATTATCATACAGGATGTGCATGATGTACATGGAGAGGGGTTCAAAGAGGAATAG
- a CDS encoding prephenate dehydrogenase — protein sequence MKIAIFGVGLIGGSLALCFKGKPDISVVGHAHLPELMEPMLSRGVVDTATLSVEEAAEDADFIFLCVPVGLLEYYLELLSRLPLKAGCIITDVGSTKSAIAKKASEISLRNAYFIGGHPMAGSERSGVKAASALLFENAYYVLSPAEGVPEEAYCSLERLLKYTNAHVVRVEPAMHDDIVGAISHLPHIIAAALVNQVRKHNDENPLYCTLAAGGFRDITRIASSDPVVWRDILLSNREVLLGLLEEWNGQIERFTHLLRIQDGEGIADEFLTAGHFRSELPERRKGVIVSTFDLYIDVPDTPGIIGRIAMELGNHSINLSNMQIIESREDVPGIMRLSFRQEQDWERAKTLLDSMGYKVVV from the coding sequence ATGAAGATTGCCATTTTTGGCGTGGGACTGATAGGTGGGTCCCTCGCACTTTGTTTTAAAGGGAAGCCGGATATTTCGGTTGTCGGCCATGCCCATCTCCCTGAACTGATGGAACCGATGTTAAGCCGTGGTGTCGTGGACACCGCGACTCTTTCGGTTGAAGAAGCGGCAGAGGATGCCGATTTTATTTTTTTATGCGTACCTGTGGGCTTATTGGAGTATTATCTCGAACTGTTAAGCAGGCTACCGCTTAAAGCGGGTTGTATTATCACTGATGTAGGCAGCACGAAATCGGCAATTGCCAAAAAAGCATCAGAAATTTCTTTGCGCAATGCTTACTTTATCGGTGGTCATCCGATGGCCGGTTCGGAGCGTTCCGGTGTAAAGGCTGCTTCCGCGTTGCTGTTTGAAAATGCATATTATGTGCTTTCCCCGGCAGAGGGTGTGCCTGAGGAAGCATACTGCTCGCTGGAACGTTTATTAAAATATACTAATGCTCATGTTGTGCGTGTCGAACCAGCTATGCACGATGACATTGTCGGTGCGATTAGCCATCTTCCGCACATTATTGCAGCAGCGCTGGTGAATCAGGTGCGAAAGCACAATGATGAAAATCCGTTGTACTGTACATTGGCTGCCGGTGGGTTCCGTGATATTACACGGATAGCCTCTAGTGATCCGGTTGTGTGGCGGGACATCTTACTGAGCAATCGTGAAGTTTTACTAGGTCTGTTGGAAGAATGGAACGGACAGATTGAGCGTTTTACCCATTTACTGAGAATACAAGACGGTGAGGGAATCGCTGACGAGTTTTTAACAGCTGGGCACTTCCGCAGTGAACTGCCAGAGCGTCGTAAAGGAGTCATCGTCTCTACGTTTGATCTGTATATTGATGTACCGGATACCCCAGGGATTATCGGGCGAATTGCTATGGAACTGGGGAATCACAGCATTAATCTGAGCAATATGCAAATCATTGAAAGCCGGGAGGATGTCCCAGGCATCATGCGGCTTTCCTTCCGTCAAGAGCAGGATTGGGAGCGTGCCAAGACACTGCTGGATTCGATGGGCTATAAAGTGGTGGTATAA
- the bshB1 gene encoding bacillithiol biosynthesis deacetylase BshB1 encodes MTLDILIFGAHADDAEIGMGGTIAKHTAAGLKVGVCDLTRAEMSSNGDVDTRMSEAEHASKVLGLAVRTNLGLPDRGLYVTPEHVAAVTAEIRRHAPKVVFAPYWEDRHPDHVMCSKLVEEAVFNAKLRRFMPENPAVQVEQLYFYFINDIGRTDLIVDITEHYEVKEQSLLSYASQFQAAPGKDTVSTPLNQGYVERVKARDSLLGQRKLISYAEGFASKTPYLVKLFT; translated from the coding sequence ATGACGCTGGACATCCTGATTTTCGGAGCTCATGCTGACGATGCAGAAATAGGAATGGGAGGCACGATTGCCAAGCATACAGCCGCTGGTTTAAAGGTGGGCGTGTGCGATTTGACGCGGGCTGAAATGTCATCCAATGGTGATGTGGATACTCGTATGTCAGAAGCTGAACATGCTTCGAAAGTGCTCGGGCTTGCTGTGCGGACGAATTTGGGTCTGCCTGATCGTGGATTATATGTAACTCCTGAACATGTAGCTGCAGTTACAGCAGAAATCAGGCGCCATGCACCGAAAGTCGTATTCGCTCCTTATTGGGAGGATCGGCATCCAGACCATGTCATGTGTAGCAAGTTGGTGGAGGAAGCGGTATTTAACGCGAAGTTGCGACGTTTTATGCCAGAAAATCCTGCGGTACAGGTAGAGCAATTATATTTTTATTTTATCAATGATATTGGCAGAACGGATTTGATTGTGGATATCACCGAGCATTATGAAGTCAAGGAACAGTCATTATTGAGTTATGCTTCGCAATTTCAGGCAGCGCCTGGAAAGGATACAGTATCCACTCCATTAAATCAGGGATATGTGGAACGCGTAAAAGCTCGCGACTCGTTGTTGGGTCAGCGCAAATTGATTTCGTATGCGGAAGGCTTTGCGTCCAAAACGCCATATCTGGTTAAGCTATTCACATAA
- a CDS encoding RNA polymerase sigma factor, with protein MMTDSQMIQEIKQGNVEVYSELMRRHQRKILAFVYHMLKSSNLEMIAEDLCSETFYKAYRSLHSFREVDASFSTWLYTIARNTVLSELRKHRSGQVPLEESGYVPVAPSDVIPEQAVLRGEKVEMVREAINRLPEKQRSALILREYEQLDYQEIATILGQTVSAVKSLLFRARTSVKTQLEPYFFEPLYEENEGMSSQ; from the coding sequence ATGATGACAGATTCCCAGATGATTCAGGAAATCAAACAAGGTAATGTTGAGGTTTATTCAGAATTAATGAGGCGTCACCAACGTAAAATTTTAGCTTTTGTTTATCATATGCTGAAAAGTTCGAACCTGGAAATGATTGCTGAGGACTTATGCTCGGAGACGTTTTACAAAGCGTATCGGAGCCTGCACTCTTTTCGCGAGGTAGACGCATCGTTCTCCACTTGGTTATATACAATTGCACGCAATACGGTGCTAAGTGAGCTTCGCAAGCACCGTAGCGGTCAGGTTCCATTGGAGGAGAGCGGTTATGTACCGGTAGCTCCATCGGATGTAATTCCGGAGCAGGCTGTCCTTCGCGGTGAGAAGGTAGAGATGGTTCGTGAAGCGATCAATAGATTGCCTGAGAAGCAGCGATCTGCGCTGATTTTGCGTGAATATGAGCAATTAGATTATCAGGAGATTGCGACTATTTTAGGACAGACCGTCAGTGCGGTGAAGTCGTTGCTTTTCCGGGCAAGAACCAGTGTGAAGACGCAGTTGGAGCCTTATTTTTTTGAGCCTCTCTATGAGGAAAACGAAGGGATGAGCAGCCAATGA
- a CDS encoding nucleotide pyrophosphohydrolase, whose translation MEKSLDEIQREVDQYISQFKEGYFSPLAMLARMSEEVGELAREVNHSFGEKPKKTDEADNSIELELGDILFITICFANSLGINLTEAHDKVMHKFNTRDANRWTKKDTD comes from the coding sequence ATGGAAAAATCATTAGATGAAATTCAACGTGAGGTAGACCAGTATATATCTCAATTTAAGGAAGGGTATTTTAGCCCTTTAGCGATGTTGGCCCGGATGTCTGAGGAAGTCGGGGAACTGGCGAGGGAAGTCAATCACTCCTTTGGCGAGAAACCGAAAAAAACGGATGAGGCGGACAATTCCATTGAGCTGGAGCTGGGGGACATTTTGTTCATCACCATCTGCTTTGCGAACTCGCTAGGTATAAATTTGACCGAGGCACATGATAAGGTTATGCATAAATTTAACACACGTGATGCGAATCGTTGGACCAAAAAGGACACCGATTAG